The genomic stretch CCTTGAGCTTTTTACAACTCTGtcaaaaaaattcatgaacttttctgaaatttgtgaataattttcaaaaaaatttAAACATTTCTTCAATTTGGTCAACAATTTTAAAATATATGAATAATTTTAATCTTATGAACTTTTTCCTAATTCTTGATCAATTTTCAAGTTCCTCAACATTTTTAAAGTATATGAATAATTTTACTGTTATGAACTTTTCCCTAATTCTTGGACAATTTTCAAATTAATTAAAAATTCAAATTCGTGAATAATTTTTAGAGATTCATGAACACTATTAAAATTTATTCAATGTTTTAAATTCTTAAATATGTtccaaattcatgaacaatttttgaattgatgaacatttattttaaATTCAGAAACGTTTTTCAAGTGTTGAACTTTTTCTATTAAATCCATATTTTTTCTTCAAATCTGCGAACTTTTTCAAAGCCACAAACATTTTCTTAAATGCACGAACTTTTTTAGATACTGTTTCTTACAAAAGCCAATGGTCAACCAATCAACGGTCAACCGTTGATCGAACGTACCAAGCCTGAAATCGCGAGCGAGCGAACAAAGGAAGGAACCGCGACCTGGAGCGAAGCACGTTgcttggtgggccggcccatgccaGAGGGCGTGTGAGCGCCAGTTTACCAGCGGCCGCGTCAAGCGCTGTATATGAGGTCTCCGtcaccccctcaaaaaaaaaaaaaaagaggtcTCCGTCAGACTCGCCGCGCCCCCCATATAAAtctcgccgcccctcccctcctcctcctccgccaccgccgccgccgccttctgtcTGCCCCATTCATCCTGCTAGGAACACCAGGGCTTTCAGAATTGATTCGCGTTTGGTGGGTCTTAGCTAGAGGTAAATTTTGGGATTGGAGGCATACGGGATTTGATTCCGCTGCTGCAGGTAAGAAGTTACAACAACTTTCTACTGAGATTAATCCAGATATATTTGGTTTCAACAACTTTTAGAGGTGTATAACTCGTATCTCTTGATAGTCAGGATACTCGACTACTGCCTAGCTCGCTGGGTTGTTAGTTCGGCGAGGACGATGAATCGTGAGTTTGCCAACGTGATAGTGCGCGATTACGGCTGTAAATTTTATTCGCTGCTCCGGGTCAACCTCAAGCAGCATCTCTTCCACCGCTCAGCAGCAGCCGCGGAAAAGGCGAGTAACAACAAGAAGGGATTACCGTCGGCCATCCCGAGCTTGGAGCCTCTGCCCGAGCACAAGATCAACTTCTCGACGCCGCCAAAGATGGAGGGCGCGACGGACTTTCACTTCTTCTCCCTGCTCAAAGGGCAGGCAGAGGGCCGTGTCATGTTCGCCCCCACTTGCGGCAATGCCGTGATGTACGACATTGACATAGACGCCGTCGTTGCCATGCCCGACACTAACTTCTGCAAACAGAGGGACTCAATCTCCTTGTCCATGACCAGGCCTGGGAGCCAAGACGACGACGAACAGCACTATGTCTTGAGCAAAGAACCGAGGAATGTCTTGTTTGAGGTCTTGGAGTACGGGAGGAACGGCTCCGCCAGGGGTCCATCCGCTGGGATTGAACAGAGGTGGCACTGGCAACATCTGCCCTCGCCGCCGATGCGTGGACCATACCTGCCTGACCTCCACAGGAGAGCGGTCTTCCACCCCTCCGCGGCGGCGGTGGTCGATGAGACCACTCTGTGTGTGTCGTCTGTGGACGCCGGAGCCTATGCCTTTGACACGGTGAAAGGTGAGTGGAGGCAGG from Triticum dicoccoides isolate Atlit2015 ecotype Zavitan unplaced genomic scaffold, WEW_v2.0 scaffold83528, whole genome shotgun sequence encodes the following:
- the LOC119348058 gene encoding uncharacterized protein LOC119348058 is translated as MNREFANVIVRDYGCKFYSLLRVNLKQHLFHRSAAAAEKASNNKKGLPSAIPSLEPLPEHKINFSTPPKMEGATDFHFFSLLKGQAEGRVMFAPTCGNAVMYDIDIDAVVAMPDTNFCKQRDSISLSMTRPGSQDDDEQHYVLSKEPRNVLFEVLEYGRNGSARGPSAGIEQRWHWQHLPSPPMRGPYLPDLHRRAVFHPSAAAVVDETTLCVSSVDAGAYAFDTVKGEWRQAGSWALPFHGAAEYVPELGL